AGGCCGCCACCCTCGACCTCGCGGACGTCCGGGTCACGGACATGCAGCCCCCTCCGTCCTGCCCCGCCGACCAGGCGGGCGGCCGGGGCGTCGTCTACGGCCTGCCGCCGTTCGTCCAGGTCGAGGGCGCCGAGGGCAGCACCGCCTTCGGCCGGGTGAGCGGGGTCCGGATCGCCCGCTACCAGTTCGACGGCATCAACCTGGCGGGCCCTCCAGGGGTCGTCCCGCCCACCCGGGTCACCGTGCTGGACAGTGAGATCACGGGCGGCGCACAGATCCCGGTCGAGCAGTTCGGCATCGCCATCGGGGAGGCGGTCGCGACGGTGACGGGCAACACGGTGGCCGACTCGGTCTGCACCGCCCCCGGTTGCGGCCCGGACCCGATCAACGACCTGCAGTCCGGCGGCATCTTCGCCGGCTTCACCCCGGCCGGCACCAGCATCACCGGTAACCACGTCTCCGGTGCGGACATCGGCATCTACCAGTTCGCCGCTCCGAACTGCTGCCGGATCACTGCGAACGTCCTCACCGACAACCGCCTCTTCGGCGTGGCTATCCAGGACGGCGACGGCGCGACCCATCACAACGTCATCACTGGCGGACAGGTCGGCATCGGCGTCATCGCCGACGCGGTCGACACCACGGGCACCCTGCACGGCGACGTGATCAGCCGGACGACCGTCGCACCCGTCCGCGAACTCCAGTGCTGCGGCTTCAGGGCGACCGCCGTCGTCAAACCGGACTGAGCCCCCGACAGCCGTGCACCCGCCGCGCGGGAAGTCGGCCCGGCCGACTTCCTGCGCGCGGCCACGCACCCGACACGCCTGCGGCCCTACCGGGCCTCGACCGGCTCGCCGCTGTCCTGGTCGAGGTTGAACACCCGCCGGTAGGAGTCCGTCACCACGGTGATCTGCTCCCGGCCGGTCCAACTCGCCTCCACCAGCCGCGCGTCGTCCGCGCCCCCGCCGATGTCCGCCAGCGACCAGCGCCGCGCCGACCAGCCCTCGCCGGTCTCCAGCAGCACCTGCCAGTGCTCGCCCGGCGCCGGCCCGGTGGCGTACGAGCGGTGCACCACCACCAGCGCCCGCTCGGTCCCGGCCGGTGCCGTCTCCCGGCTGCGGGTCTCGGCCGCCGCGACCTTGTGTGCGGCCAGCACCCCGAGCACGAACACCACCCCGGCGGTCACCGTGACCGTCCGGGTGGCCGTCCGCAGCGCCGCGGCGCGCAGGTCGCCCAGCCAGGCGGCCGCGATCAGCGCGCCCAGCGCCGCCCCCAGCAGCAGCTCCGGCCGGTTGAGCAGGTCGGCGACCACCATCCGCCCGCCCGAGCGGCTCTCCCACTGCCCCTCGGTGTACAGCAGGACGGCGGCCAGTCCGCAGGCCGCCAGCAGCCGGACCACGATGCGCCTGGTCCGTGACCTCCGCTTGTCCATCGTCCCCCCGTTCACGGTGTCACAGCTCGGCGAGCAGCTTGCGGCCCTCCGGCCAGTCGCCCAGTCCGGAAGCCGAGTTGAGGTGCCCGAAGGCACCCGGCTCGATGTAGCGGGAACCCCAGGCCGCGGCGAAGGCGCGGGCCCGCTCGGGGGAGACCCACGGGTCGTCGGTCGAGGAGACCACCACGGTCGGGAACGGGAACGGCTCCAGCGCCACCGGCCGGAAGTCCACCAGCTCCGGGACCTCGGCGGTGTCGATGTCGGCCGGGGCGACCAGCAGCGCGCCCCGCACGGCGGCGGTCCGCTCGGCGGGGGCGGTGGCCACCCACCGCGCGGCCGTGATGCAGCCCAGGCTGTGGGCGACCAGCACCACCTCGCCCTCGGCGGCGGCCGCCGCCACCGCCGCGTCCACCCGGGCCACCCAGTCCTCCCGCTCCGGGTGGTCCCAGTCCGCCTGCTCGACCCGGCGGAAGGTCTCCGGCTCGGCGGCCTCCCAGCGGGTCTGCCAGTGCTCGGGGCCCGAGTTCTCGTAGCCGGGGAGGACGAGGTAGGTGGTGCGGTCCGGCATGGGTTCCTCCGGGTGGCGGTAGGTCGTGGGCAGCAGGAGTCTAGGCCGCGCCCCGCCGGGAGCCGCAGCCGGGCGGGCTGCCCGGCGCACTCTCCGCGCAACCGGCGCGCGTGCCTCCATATGCGCCGCCGTACGCCCGGTGCGCCCTGTTGCCAACCGTGCGGCGGGTACGGGAGGTTGGACCGGGCCCCGGCCGGCCGCCAACGCCCGGCGCCCACAACGGACCTGAGGCTCGACCACGTGGAGGGATGTCG
The genomic region above belongs to Streptomyces sp. 1331.2 and contains:
- a CDS encoding right-handed parallel beta-helix repeat-containing protein; amino-acid sequence: MNRSARARTRCVLACLAVLAALGAMTLGPVAGAATAAPASPTLLVLRDFPTIQAAVDAAASGSTVVVQGGTYTEQVVVSGKDLELVGADAPTVKAPATLTTFGTNTRTGQPVGAVVRVAHGAHVRMVGFTVSGPIPCGPEVGGITALQAATLDLADVRVTDMQPPPSCPADQAGGRGVVYGLPPFVQVEGAEGSTAFGRVSGVRIARYQFDGINLAGPPGVVPPTRVTVLDSEITGGAQIPVEQFGIAIGEAVATVTGNTVADSVCTAPGCGPDPINDLQSGGIFAGFTPAGTSITGNHVSGADIGIYQFAAPNCCRITANVLTDNRLFGVAIQDGDGATHHNVITGGQVGIGVIADAVDTTGTLHGDVISRTTVAPVRELQCCGFRATAVVKPD
- a CDS encoding RBBP9/YdeN family alpha/beta hydrolase; its protein translation is MPDRTTYLVLPGYENSGPEHWQTRWEAAEPETFRRVEQADWDHPEREDWVARVDAAVAAAAAEGEVVLVAHSLGCITAARWVATAPAERTAAVRGALLVAPADIDTAEVPELVDFRPVALEPFPFPTVVVSSTDDPWVSPERARAFAAAWGSRYIEPGAFGHLNSASGLGDWPEGRKLLAEL